TTCCTTACGGGCTTCCAGGATAATTTCTTCCGCACGCAGCTCGCTGCTCTTGGTAGCCTTCTCAATAATTTCCTGAGCTTGCTGACGGGCTTGACGCATTTCCTGTTGGTATTCCAGCCGGATTCTTTCAGCTTCTTTTCTCTCCTGTTCGGCTTGGGCCAGGTTATTTTCAATACCCTGACGGCGTTTTTCCATCATATTCATGATTGGTGTCCAAGCAAACTTTTTCAGGATCCAAACTAAAAGCAAAAATGAAAGAAGCTGAACAAAATATGTGTAGTCAAAATGTAACGGGCTATTTGTCGTAGGACCAGCAGCCGCTGAGGCAATCGAATTGGTAAAACCTATTACGAAGGGATTCAAGCGATATTCCCCCTCCTCTCTATTTTGAGCAGTAGATTAATACAGTAACGTCATTCAATTGTTGCATTTTACTGAAGTACACCTCAGGACTTCGTAAAGAACATTAACAGAGCCATGATGATGGACAAGAGGGGAAGAATCTCAACCAGCGCAATACCAATAAACATGGTGCTCATTAAAGTTCCTCTGGCTTCAGGTTGACGTGCAATTCCATCAATTGTGCTGGCAACAACGTTTCCATTACCCATAGCAGCTCCAATGGCCGCACCCGCGGCAGCAATACCAGTACCTATCAACGCAGCAGCAGTGATATCCATATTAAATTTCCTCCTTAAATTAATTCATTTTGTATTTATTGATTTCAGATTGCTTCTTTTTAGCTCTGAAATAATACCGTTGTTAGTGAGACTCTTCGATAGCTTGGCCGACATAGGCCACCGTTAATATTGTAAAAACATAGGATTGGATTACTGCGATAAATACGCAGAAAACAAGCCAGAATGGCATCGGAATAACTCCGCCAAAGGCAAATATACCCGGGATCATGAGAATGACTGCAATCAGGATTTCTCCAGCATAAATATTGCCGAATAGCCGGAAAGCTAAGGTCAAAGGCTTGGCGACAAAGTCAATAATATGAAGGATCGCAAAAGGCGGATAGGGTTCAAGAAAGTGTTTGAAATAGTGCGCACCTTTATATTTGAGTCCATAGACCAATACTAAAACAATCGTTATTGTAGACAACGCAAAAGTCGTATTAACATCTGCTGTCGGCGACGAAAACGTTGTTGTTCGCGCACTGAAAATTGCTCCGCCAAACATCTCATTGATTCTAGCAAAGTGTACGTGATCGAGTAAGGGTGCAAATATATTGGGAATCAAGCCAATCATGTTCGCAAAAAATACAAACAAAATAAGGGAAAGAAGATACCCGAGCAATGACGATCCTTTTTTATAGTTCATATTATCAGAGATAAGGCCCCTGACAAAATCAATGATCCATTCCAAAAGATTTTGAAGTTTTCCGGGCGTTCCACTTGTCAGATTGCGCTTACAAAGAAAGACAAAACCCAAAAGAAGTATCATCGTGACCCAAGTCATAATCAGTGTCTTCGCATGCACAGTGCCATTTCCCAATACCCATAGTACGGTATCATGCATTTAATTTTCACCACCTTTCATTTTCCTTAGTTGATGTCTTGCTACAATTATAGGGATAACAATACCAATCATCATTCCTATAGCCACATAATAAAGCCATTCCGGTTGGAACCTTGCGGTAATAGCGAATACCAATGTAATGATTACCAACCTGAATACTAAGCTTTTGTAGTATGTTTTTAGGGCTGCTTTCTTATCTTTGTCCATTGCTTTTCGAGCATCCCTAAGTAGCCACTTAACATTAATTATGCCCGTATAATAGCCGATCAATAAACCGACAAGGGGATAAAATTCTGTTCGCCATATTACGATTAAAACAGTGATGCAAAGAATAACCGTCAAGATCTGAATAAACCTGCTATTTTCCATCCGTTTTACCTAACTTTAAATAAATTAATATTAGAGATAATATACTGAACAAAATGCCTAGAATCATCAAAACTGCCTTAAATAAAGGGTCAGTGCCAAAACGAGTGTCCAAATAATTTCCGAAAAAATATCCTCCTACTTCCAAGCCAACAAGAGCAGAGGCACTTGATGATCCCCATAGCATATACTTGACAACATCACCTGCAAATTTGTCAGCCATCTGGTTCCCTCAAATCTTTTGGTTTTTCGTAGACAACATAATATGACATCGTAATATGTATTGCAAGATTTATGCCAATTGCACTTGCCGTCAAATACCGCGTAGAATCAGGATTGATCGTTCCTTCACATAATCATGAGTTTTCATTTTGCATTTTTTTAATTATTTTTTATTTTATTAAGAAATTCTTGTGATCGTGATCAGATGCTGAAAATCTTTTATCAGAAAATTTTTCAATAATAATTTGGGTGATTCTTGCGCTTGATCTGCCGTCCCCGTATGGATTTGTCGCTTGAGACATTTTTTCATAAGCATCCTGGTCGGTTAACAGCTGCTGAATGCTCTCAGCGACTTTATTGTATTGTGTCCCAACCAGCAATACGGTTCCTGAATCGACAGCTTCAGGCCGTTCAGTCGTATCCCTGACCACTAGAACGGGCTTGCCCAGTGAAGGAGCCTCTTCTTGGATCCCCCCGGAGTCTGACAGGATCAGATAGGCCTTCGCCATTAGATTTACAAACGGTTCGTAATCCAAAGGTTCAATTAAATGGACCTTTTCATTGCCTCCTAAGACCTCCGTGACTACTTTCCTGACCGTAGGGTTCTTATGCATCGGGAATATAACATAGGTATCCGGAAATTCCCGCAGGACTGTTTCCAGCGCCTGATAGATCTGCCGCATGGGTTCTCCCCAATTCTCCCGGCGGTGCGTTGTCATTAGGATCATTCGTTTATCTTTATTTGCTTCTAGAATCCTGTTTAAGTCTATATCCGCAAACTGATATTCCGGCTTAACGGTACTTAATAAGGCATCGATTACTGTGTTGCCTGTAACAAATATATTCTCCGGGTCGACCCCTTCGCGCAGCAGATTACTTCTCGATACTTCGGTGGGTGCAAAATGCAGGTCTGCTAAACCGCTGGTAAGTTTCCGATTGATTTCCTCCGGCCAGGGAGAATATTTCTGGCCAGTTCGCAAACCAGCCTCGATATGGCCGATCGGGATCTTATGATAAAAAGCTGTTAGGGCTGATGCAAAAGTAGTTGTAGTATCCCCTTGTACCAAGATCAAATTCGGTTTTTCCTTGATCAATATCTCATCTATTCCTGTCAGCACTCCAGTGGTAAGGGTGGCAAGAGTCTGTCCATGCTTCATTAAATCAAGATCATAATCAGGTACAATATCAAAGAGTTTAACAACCTGATCCAGCATCTCACGATGCTGGGCAGTAACAACAACCAGGCTGTCAACGTCGTCCCGCTTTTCTAATGCTTTTACGACAGGTGCCATCTTAATAGCCTCAGGTCTGGTTCCAAATACAGTCATGACCTTATAATTTCTTTGCTTCAATTCCACAATATTTCCCCCACTGTTGGGCAATGCCTGAAGGCGTTGACCGCAAAGACCTTTAATCTTAAATATTATACACGCCCAAGGCATTTTTCGCAAATATATACAATTATATACAGCTCCATCATCCCATGGTTTATTACTCGCTTGTTTCGAAGCGAATATTCTTTTTTTACCGTTTTCATCAAGATAAGCAACCCGTTTGATCATTGCATTTTTAATCATTCTCCGGCACAGCAGACAGGGTTCCCCCGATGCTTGTTCCCCATCAAATTCATAGCCGGATATGTAAATTGTGGCTCCCTGCATTTTTACGGGATCACCGGCAATAATCGCATTTTGTTCAGCGTGAACCGCCATACACAACTCATATCTTTCCCCTTTGGGAACATTATACCGTTCCCTGACACATTCCCCGATGTCAATGCAGTTGGGTTCCCCTCTGGCAGCGCCGTTGTAACCTGTGCTAACAATAATATTGTCTTTGACAATCACTGCGCCATAATTGCGCCTTAAGCAGGTTGACCGCCTGGCCACCAGCTGGGCAAGATCAAGGAAATATTCGTCCCACGCTGGCCTGGTTTGATTTTTCATCACACTACTCCCCGCATTCCGCTTTCCTTCGCCAAAAAGTACATTGAATTTTTGTCTGCTAAGATAATTCTCTATTTTTAGTATACTCGTGCCAGACTCTGCTGTCATTATATCTATTAGGATCTTTTTCTGTTCATTTTCTGTTTCTTCTCTGTTGTTTATTCTTTTGTTCCAAACAGTCTGTCCCCAGCATCTCCGACTCTTGGAACGATATAGGCGGATTCGTTTAAGCATTGATCAATAGCCGTAACGTAGGTTAGGTTACTTATACAAAGGAAATCTTCCGCAAATATCTTTGACAATCGCTTCGGCCCGGGCAATTCTTGAAGCATCACTGCCGGCAGTCAGCGTCAGGTCAATCGCCTCAGTGATCAGATCCATCTCGGCTTCCTTCAACCCTCTGGTCGTGACCGCAGGCGAACCGATCCGTATACCGCTCGTTACATTGGCCCCCTGAGGATCAAACGGGATCGTATTTTTATTCACGGTAATGCCGACACTGTCCAGCCGTGTTTCAGCTTCTTTGCCTGTCAGCCCCTTGCGTCTGACATCCAGCAGCAGCAAATGGTTGTCCGTACCGCCTGAAACCAAACGAAATCCTCTTGCCAGAAATCCTTTGGCTAATGCCCGGGCATTTTGCAAAATCTGCTGCTGGTATTCAACAAATCCCGGCTGAAGAGCTTCACCGAAAGCAACGGCCTTGGCTGCAATCACATGCATCAGCGGGCCACCCTGAATTCCGGGGAATATCGCTTTATCGATCTTTGGCCCGAATTCCTCTTTACAGAGAATAAGCCCGCCTCTTGGCCCCCTTAAGGTCTTATGGGTTGTGCTGGTTACAAAATGCGCATAGGGAATGGGGCTCGGATGAAGACCGACTGCTACCAGACCTGCAATATGCGCCATATCAATCATCACGTAAGCGCCAACTTCATCGGCGATTTCTCTGATCCGTTTAAAATCAATCTGGCGAGGGTAAGCACTCGCTCCGCCGACAATCATCTTTGGTTTATGGGCAAGCGCCAGTTTATGCAGATTGTCGTAATCGATCCGTTCTGTTTCCTTATCAACGCCATATTCAATAAAATTGAAATATTTTCCCGAGATGTTGACCTGACTCCCGTGTGTAAGATGCCCTCCATGCGACAAGTTCATGCCCAGAACCGTGTCCCCAGGATTCAGCATGGCAAAATAAACTGCTGTATTGGCCTGTGCTCCTGAATGGGGCTGAACATTAGCGTGTTCTGCATTAAACAGTTTTTTGACCCTTTCCCTGGCCAGATTTTCAACAATATCAACATACTCGCATCCACCGTAATAACGTTTTCCCGGATATCCTTCAGCGTATTTGTTTGTCAGGACCGAACCCTGAGCAGCCATAACTGCCCTGCTGACAAAGTTTTCCGAAGCAATGAGTTCAATTTTATTTTCCTGTCTGTTTTCTTCCAGCTCTATGGCTTTTGCTGCCTCAGGGTCCTGGGACGCTAAATATTTCCGAATGTAATCCATCTGAATATCCACCTCTATCATAAATAACTAGGATATCGTTTCCTTTTCTGGTATCTTGTCAACCTTAGAATTATTCTGTTTAGCATATGCTGCCATATAAACTTCTGTCCTGGCCTCCTCAGTCGCAGGGATAAGAAGCTCTCGGGCCGCCGACATATTTCGGCCGCGTTTTGGCAAGGTTAAGATGAGCCGCACCGAGGTTTCGGACACCAATCCTTAGCGGAACGGCGACCGGACGAAGATGCATACCAATCAACGTGTCTCCGATATCGATCCCGGCATCAGCCCTAACCTGTTCGACAGCAACGGGATCGGAAAAATTCCCCCAGGCAGTCAGGGACATTGCCCCGCCTGCTGAAAGCGACGGTATCACCACGACGGGTTCAAAATTCAGCCTGTCCGCCACCTTTCTTTCCACGATGAGCACCCGGTTTAAATGCTCACAGCATTGAATCGCCAGAAAAATCCCAAGCTTGTCCGCCCATCTCCGAAGTGGTTCGAACAGAATATCAGCCACTTCTTTGCTACCGGCTTTGCCAATCTTCTCCCCGATAATCTCACTCGTGCTGCAGCCTACAACCAGCAGCTGTCCAGGCGTTAGTCCAGCTGTATCCTCAAATGCCTGAAGAATATGCTCCCACTCATCTTTGATTTGCCGAAGCATTTCCTTCTTATCTGCCATAGTACCCTCACGCCTTTCTTATTTTTTGGGCCAGTATCCTCAGCCTAAAAAATTAAGATCGCTGTTCAAGATCGCTGTTCAAAATCGCTGATCATATCTACTCTTCTGGCATGTTTCCACCCGCTGAAGGATGTCGTCAAAAAAGTCTCGACAATATCCAGCGCAACGCCCTGACCAATTACTCTTGCTCCGAGTGCTAAGATATTGGCGTTATTATGCTGCCTCGCCATCTTGGCCATATAACTGTCGGTACAAAGGGCAGCCCGGATTCCCTTGACTTTATTGGCTGCAATGGAAATCCCTATTCCGGTGCCGCAGACCACGATTCCTGAATCCGCTTTATTTTCGATCACTGCTTTCCCGACATTGAAGCCATACTCCGGATAATCAACGGAAATGTCGCTGTCTGTACCGCAATCTAGAATCTCGTGGCCTTTTTCCGCAAGAAATTCTTTGATGCACTCCTTAAGCTGATATCCTGCATGATCTGCACCCAATGCAATTTTCATTTCTGCCTCCTGAACTCCGTAGTTTTTATCATCATTTTTTTATCTAGCATTTACAGGCGCTAACTATTCCCTCGATACCGCCGTACTCCAGCTTTGATCATTTCTTCAATTTCTTCCGCACAGAACCTGTATGTTTCCAGAGATCCCAGCCATGGGTCGGAAATTTCTTTATCCAAACCAGCCCATTCTCCGAGTTGCATGATTTTATCCTGATATTCCGGATAAATACCGAACAATACTTTTTTCTGAGCTTTGGTCATTGTCAGGATCAGATCAGCAGCAGCGAGCGTATCTTTTTGCAGCCTGACCGCCCGATGCCGCCGGGCATCAATTCCCTTTTTCTGGAGAATCTCCCCTGCATACGGACTGACGGGATCACCATCCAAAGCCTGAATACCAGCCGAAAAAAGCTCATACCCTTCCGGAAAATATAAGCGGGCAAGACCTTCTGCCATCGGACTGCGGCATGTATTTCCTGTACAAACAAACAAGATTTTCATAGATATCATTATACCCTCTTTTCCGGACTAGTAAATTAAAATTCAATTAACTTAGAAAACAAGACCGAAGGCCATTCTCAGGCCAATCAGAAACAAGATGCCGCCACCGACGGCTTCCGCTTTGCTGCCGGCCCAGGTGCCGATTCTTCGACCAAGAAGAATTCCGCCTCCTGTCATGATGCCTGCGGTAAAACCCATGATCAGGGTTGCCGGCAGGATCATACTGACAAACGTACCCAGAGAAAATCCGACACTCAGCGCGTCAAGGCTGACGCTTCCTGCCAAAACAAAAATTCCGAATCCTTTTAAACTCGGGATGCTTTTTTCTCCCGATCCCCGAATGGCTCCCAGAATCATTTTACTGCCAAGCCAGAGTAAAATGACAGCTCCGATCCCAACTGCAACATTGCCAAACAGCAATCCAAGTTTCTGTCCAATCCACAAACCCAAAAGCGGCATGAAAACATGAAACACTGCCACGACAACACTCAATCTCAGCGCTATTTTATTGTCGATCCCAATCATTCCTAAAGCAAGCGAGAAGGAAAAGGCATCCATCCCTAGTGCTATCGATACCGCTATGATCCATATTAATTCCAAGTGTTTTCCTCCTTAGTTTCGGTCAGATTGGGATACCTGCTCCCTGGACCAAAATTTTTTTTGCCAGCTGCTTTCTTCAAACGGTTCATAAATGCAAGCCCTATTCCTTCTTCTGCAATCTCCTCCGCCAGAATGGTGTCGATGTTTTGCTCGTCACACAGTCTCAGTCCTTCAAACAGACGGCTGGCAGCTGAGTCAAGATTATTCCTGGAACCAAGTGTAAATATCATATCGGCCTTGCCGGCCGTATCTCCGGTCAGTCTGGCGACCGTTTCTTCCAAACACAGTACTGCAGTCCTTACCGCGTTGTTTTTGTTCCTCAGATATTTCGTCATTTTTTCAGCTTTTTCAGAGGTACTACCACTGAATAAAATGATTTCACCTTCCGGTGCGTAATGTCTATATTTCATACCAGGCGACCTGGGCTCTACGGTCGGTTGTCCTTGATCAGCACTGCGGTCCAGTTCGACCTTCCCCAGCACTGCCCGAAGCTGTTCAAGCGTAATTCCTCCTGGGCGCAAAATCGTTGGTAGTTCCCCGGTCAAATCAAGCACAGTCGATTCAAGACCCACTGTACAAGATCCGGCATCAATCAGCAACGGAATCTTCCCTTTCAGATCCCGCCAAACATGCTCCGCATTGGTCGGACTGGGCTTTCCCGATATATTCGCACTCGGCGCGGCCAATGGACAACCCGCTGCTTCAATCAGGGCCAGGGCAACAGGGTGACTCGGCATTCTGACCGCCACCGTGTCCAGTCCTCCGCTGACGATTTCCGGAATATGCGCTCTCTTGGGCAGTACCAGCGTTAAAGGTCCTGGCCAGAAATTCCGCGCGCAGACTTCAGCCTGCGGCGGCCAAACACGGACAAGCTGCTGTGCTTCGTCCAAGGCAGCAACATGAACAATCAGCGGATTATCCGAAGGTCGTCCTTTTACCGCATATATTTTAGCACAGGCTTCGCTGTCCAGCGCATTGGCGCCAAGCCCATAAACGGTCTCGGTAGGAAATGCCACGACTTCACCCTGTCGGAGCAAAGCTGCTGCTTCCTGCAATTCTTTATCCTGTATGATGCTGTCCGACCTCAGCCGAATTCTTTTTGTCTCCATGACAGCTCCTTCGTGGCCTTATACAAACGGCGGTTTCCAACCGGTTATTAACGAAATACTATTCCTTGCGGGCCAGGACTATTCTATCCAGACCAGCGTAATCAGAAAACAATTCGGTTTGATATCCGGCGGCCGTAAATAATTCCCGAACCCGAGTTCCCTGGGAATACCCGATTTCCACCAGGATTATTCCCTCATGGCTCAAGAATTCTGTTGCGTTCATAGCAATCCTCCGGTAGAAATCCAGGCCATCTTTTCCAGCCAGCAGAGCTAAGACAGGCTCTTTCCTAACTTCTGGCGGACACTTCAGAATTTCATGTTCTGAGACGTACGGAGGATTGGAAACAATCAGGCTAAATTTTTCTCCCTGCACCGGTGCAAAGAGATCTCCCTGACGAAAATCAATATTCACGTTCATATTGGCCGCATTAATTTTGGCGACAGTCAACGCTTCAGAAGACACATCAACAGCGACAACGGCCGCCTGCTTCCAATGATAGGCCACAGCAACGGCAATTGCCCCACTGCCTGTGCAAAGATCAAGAACCTTCGAAGGAATTTCCGAATTTTCTCGTTCTCTACCCATATTCTTGCCCAATTCCAGGACTTTCTCAACTAGAAGTTCCGTTTCTGGTCTCGGGATCAGAACGCTTGGGTCCACAAAGAAATCAAGACCCATAAATTCACGGGTCTTAAGCAGATAAGCAAGCGGTTCCCTCTGACCACGTCGTTTCAGAAAATCATTATAGATCTCTCTTTCCGGAGAAGCGACTACCCTGTCACACTCGGCATATAGTTTGTCTCTGGTCGTTTTAAGCACAAAGGCCAGGATAAGATCCGCCTCCGCCCGGGCGTCAGGTACCCCGCACTGCGCTAAATACTGCGCACCTTGCCGCAGCAGCTCCATTGGCTGATGAGCATCAAGTCTATCTGTCATACCTGGTAAACTCCTGGTTTCATCCTTTTCCATTAGACCGAAGCTTTGAGTTTTTCGGCATGATCGGCTGAAATCAATGCCGTAATAATTTCTTCGATGTCACCCAACAAAATGCTGTCCAGTTTATGCAGCGTAAGCCCGATACGATGATCGGAAACCCTGCCCTGAGGATAGTTGTAGGTTCGGATGCGCTCACTGCGGTCACCTGTCCCTACCTGGCTTTTACGTTCTTGGGCAATCTCGCCGGCTGCTGCTTCCTGGGCTTTCTCTAAGAGCCTGGCTCTGAGCACTTTTAAAGCTTTATCCTTATTCTTGTGCTGGGATTTTTCATCCTGGCAGGAGACCACGATTCCCGTCGGCAAGTGGGTAATGCGGACTGCCGACTGTGTCGTATTTACAGATTGACCGCCAGGACCGCTGGAACAAAAAATATCGATCCTGATATCGTTCGGGTTAATCGCAACATCGACTTCCTCGGCCTCAGGCAGTACGGCAACCGTCACGGTCGACGTATGGATCCTGCCGCCGGATTCGGTCGCAGGAATCCGCTGAACACGGTGAACACCGCTTTCATATTTAAGTCTGCTATAAGCACCCTGTCCTTCGATCATAAAAATAATTTCTTTAAAGCCGCCAATATCCGTGAAACTGGCACTTAAGGGTTCGGTCTTCCAGTTCTGACTTTCGGCATATTTTGTATACATCTTGTATAAATCACCTGCAAACAAAGCCGCTTCATCTCCACCAGCACCGGCTCTGATCTCCATAATGACGTTTTTCTCATCATTCGCATCCTTCGGCAAGAGCAAGATTTTCAAATCCTCCTCCAGCTTCTTTTTACTCTTTGTTAATTCATCCTGTTCGGCCTCGGCCATCTCTCTCATTTCCGGATCGCGTTCCTCGGCAAGCAGAACTTTAAGATCCTCGATCTGCCGGTTTATTTCTTTATATTCCCGAAATACTGCGACTGTATCTGTAAGCGCTGACTGGCTTTTGGCATATTTCTGAAAATCAGCCTGATTGGCGATGATCTCCGGCTTGGCCAGGAGCTCTGTCAGGTCGTCATATTTTTTTTCAATCTCTTCGAGCCTGTTTAGCATGTTTTAACCTCTCCCAAATGAATTTTATTATGAAAGTTCCTGTCCAGTCGCGAGTACCCCGTTAAGCGCAGCAATCGCAACCTCAAGTTGGGAGTCGTCCGGTTCCCTGGTCGTAAGTTTCTGCAGCAGAAGGCCGGGAACAATGATCCACTTTAAAAATACCGATTTGGAAAATCTCCCTGACAGCTTTAAAAGCTCGTACGAAATTCCGGCTACCAGCGGCATCAGGATGATTCGGGAAACGATACGCCACCACAGAGGATCCACGCCCAAAAAGGCAAAAACAAAGATACTGACGACAACAACAATAAGCAAGAAGCTCGTCCCGCACCGGGGATGCAGTCTGGAGTATTTCCGGATGTTTTCCGGATTCAGTTCCACGCCAGCTTCATGCGCAAATATTGCTTTATGTTCTGCCCCATGGTATTGAAATACCCTCTGAATATCCTTTAATCTAGGGAAACACTGATTAAATCGCCCCCCGGACAAAAAAATGGTAAAATTAAAGAAAACAGTAACAGGTGGTAAAAATGGGGCAACAAACCTTTTCGGATATAGAATACTCAAACCGACGGAAGAAAACGAAACGAGAAGAATTTCTTGAAATAATGAACGAGATCATCCCCTGGGACGAATGGGTGGCGCTTATACAGCCGCACTATTTTGACGGTAAGCGCGGTCGTCCACCGCTCGGGATTGAAAAAATGCTGAGAATGTATCTGCTGCAGATATGGTTTAGCCTTTCTGACGAAGGTGTAGAGGATGCCATTTACGACAGTTACGCCATGCGAAAATTTATGGGAATAGACTTCATACATGAGCAGGCGCCGGATGCGACCACCCTGCTCAAATTCCGTCATTTGATTGAGGAAAGCGGCTTAGGGAAGGCATTCTTTGAGGCGATCAACCGTTGTTTGGAACAGTGCGGACATATCATGAAAGGTGGAACCATTGTTGACGCCACACTGATCAGCGCGCCATCCTCAACGAAGAACGCAAGCGGTAGCCGCGATCCGGAGATGCACCAAACAAAGAAGGGTAATCAGTGGTATTTCGGCATGAAATGCCATATCGGTGTGGACGCAGGGACCGGTTATATTCATGGTATAGCGGCAACAGGCGCAAATGTGCATGACATAGCCGAAGCGTCAAAGCTAATGAGGCCGGAAGACGAGGTTTTCTACGGTGACGCCGGATATTTGGGACTAAATAAACGACCGGAAATCACAGAGGACCCTCACAAATCACAAATTGATTACCGTATCGCTGAGCGTCCCGGAAAGAAACGCAGCATGGACAATGGCCCTGCACGGGATTTTTATTGCCATATAGAGTTTCGGAAAGCGTCTGT
This genomic stretch from Dehalobacter restrictus DSM 9455 harbors:
- the atpF gene encoding F0F1 ATP synthase subunit B, encoding MASAAAGPTTNSPLHFDYTYFVQLLSFLLLVWILKKFAWTPIMNMMEKRRQGIENNLAQAEQERKEAERIRLEYQQEMRQARQQAQEIIEKATKSSELRAEEIILEARKETEKLKQSALADIGRERDRAIADVKAQVADMSVAVAEKIIRHKLDITGQEALIEQFIQEVGDRPC
- the prmC gene encoding peptide chain release factor N(5)-glutamine methyltransferase produces the protein MTDRLDAHQPMELLRQGAQYLAQCGVPDARAEADLILAFVLKTTRDKLYAECDRVVASPEREIYNDFLKRRGQREPLAYLLKTREFMGLDFFVDPSVLIPRPETELLVEKVLELGKNMGRERENSEIPSKVLDLCTGSGAIAVAVAYHWKQAAVVAVDVSSEALTVAKINAANMNVNIDFRQGDLFAPVQGEKFSLIVSNPPYVSEHEILKCPPEVRKEPVLALLAGKDGLDFYRRIAMNATEFLSHEGIILVEIGYSQGTRVRELFTAAGYQTELFSDYAGLDRIVLARKE
- a CDS encoding ATP synthase subunit I; the encoded protein is MTVILCITVLIVIWRTEFYPLVGLLIGYYTGIINVKWLLRDARKAMDKDKKAALKTYYKSLVFRLVIITLVFAITARFQPEWLYYVAIGMMIGIVIPIIVARHQLRKMKGGEN
- the atpB gene encoding F0F1 ATP synthase subunit A yields the protein MHDTVLWVLGNGTVHAKTLIMTWVTMILLLGFVFLCKRNLTSGTPGKLQNLLEWIIDFVRGLISDNMNYKKGSSLLGYLLSLILFVFFANMIGLIPNIFAPLLDHVHFARINEMFGGAIFSARTTTFSSPTADVNTTFALSTITIVLVLVYGLKYKGAHYFKHFLEPYPPFAILHIIDFVAKPLTLAFRLFGNIYAGEILIAVILMIPGIFAFGGVIPMPFWLVFCVFIAVIQSYVFTILTVAYVGQAIEESH
- the rpiB gene encoding ribose 5-phosphate isomerase B codes for the protein MKIALGADHAGYQLKECIKEFLAEKGHEILDCGTDSDISVDYPEYGFNVGKAVIENKADSGIVVCGTGIGISIAANKVKGIRAALCTDSYMAKMARQHNNANILALGARVIGQGVALDIVETFLTTSFSGWKHARRVDMISDFEQRS
- the atpE gene encoding F0F1 ATP synthase subunit C; this encodes MDITAAALIGTGIAAAGAAIGAAMGNGNVVASTIDGIARQPEARGTLMSTMFIGIALVEILPLLSIIMALLMFFTKS
- the glyA gene encoding serine hydroxymethyltransferase, which codes for MDYIRKYLASQDPEAAKAIELEENRQENKIELIASENFVSRAVMAAQGSVLTNKYAEGYPGKRYYGGCEYVDIVENLARERVKKLFNAEHANVQPHSGAQANTAVYFAMLNPGDTVLGMNLSHGGHLTHGSQVNISGKYFNFIEYGVDKETERIDYDNLHKLALAHKPKMIVGGASAYPRQIDFKRIREIADEVGAYVMIDMAHIAGLVAVGLHPSPIPYAHFVTSTTHKTLRGPRGGLILCKEEFGPKIDKAIFPGIQGGPLMHVIAAKAVAFGEALQPGFVEYQQQILQNARALAKGFLARGFRLVSGGTDNHLLLLDVRRKGLTGKEAETRLDSVGITVNKNTIPFDPQGANVTSGIRIGSPAVTTRGLKEAEMDLITEAIDLTLTAGSDASRIARAEAIVKDICGRFPLYK
- a CDS encoding manganese efflux pump MntP family protein; this translates as MELIWIIAVSIALGMDAFSFSLALGMIGIDNKIALRLSVVVAVFHVFMPLLGLWIGQKLGLLFGNVAVGIGAVILLWLGSKMILGAIRGSGEKSIPSLKGFGIFVLAGSVSLDALSVGFSLGTFVSMILPATLIMGFTAGIMTGGGILLGRRIGTWAGSKAEAVGGGILFLIGLRMAFGLVF
- a CDS encoding AtpZ/AtpI family protein, which produces MADKFAGDVVKYMLWGSSSASALVGLEVGGYFFGNYLDTRFGTDPLFKAVLMILGILFSILSLILIYLKLGKTDGK
- a CDS encoding low molecular weight protein arginine phosphatase, which produces MKILFVCTGNTCRSPMAEGLARLYFPEGYELFSAGIQALDGDPVSPYAGEILQKKGIDARRHRAVRLQKDTLAAADLILTMTKAQKKVLFGIYPEYQDKIMQLGEWAGLDKEISDPWLGSLETYRFCAEEIEEMIKAGVRRYRGNS
- a CDS encoding TIGR01440 family protein, which produces MADKKEMLRQIKDEWEHILQAFEDTAGLTPGQLLVVGCSTSEIIGEKIGKAGSKEVADILFEPLRRWADKLGIFLAIQCCEHLNRVLIVERKVADRLNFEPVVVIPSLSAGGAMSLTAWGNFSDPVAVEQVRADAGIDIGDTLIGMHLRPVAVPLRIGVRNLGAAHLNLAKTRPKYVGGPRASYPCD
- a CDS encoding L-threonylcarbamoyladenylate synthase, with protein sequence METKRIRLRSDSIIQDKELQEAAALLRQGEVVAFPTETVYGLGANALDSEACAKIYAVKGRPSDNPLIVHVAALDEAQQLVRVWPPQAEVCARNFWPGPLTLVLPKRAHIPEIVSGGLDTVAVRMPSHPVALALIEAAGCPLAAPSANISGKPSPTNAEHVWRDLKGKIPLLIDAGSCTVGLESTVLDLTGELPTILRPGGITLEQLRAVLGKVELDRSADQGQPTVEPRSPGMKYRHYAPEGEIILFSGSTSEKAEKMTKYLRNKNNAVRTAVLCLEETVARLTGDTAGKADMIFTLGSRNNLDSAASRLFEGLRLCDEQNIDTILAEEIAEEGIGLAFMNRLKKAAGKKNFGPGSRYPNLTETKEENTWN
- the wecB gene encoding non-hydrolyzing UDP-N-acetylglucosamine 2-epimerase, which codes for MELKQRNYKVMTVFGTRPEAIKMAPVVKALEKRDDVDSLVVVTAQHREMLDQVVKLFDIVPDYDLDLMKHGQTLATLTTGVLTGIDEILIKEKPNLILVQGDTTTTFASALTAFYHKIPIGHIEAGLRTGQKYSPWPEEINRKLTSGLADLHFAPTEVSRSNLLREGVDPENIFVTGNTVIDALLSTVKPEYQFADIDLNRILEANKDKRMILMTTHRRENWGEPMRQIYQALETVLREFPDTYVIFPMHKNPTVRKVVTEVLGGNEKVHLIEPLDYEPFVNLMAKAYLILSDSGGIQEEAPSLGKPVLVVRDTTERPEAVDSGTVLLVGTQYNKVAESIQQLLTDQDAYEKMSQATNPYGDGRSSARITQIIIEKFSDKRFSASDHDHKNFLIK